A portion of the Homalodisca vitripennis isolate AUS2020 chromosome 2, UT_GWSS_2.1, whole genome shotgun sequence genome contains these proteins:
- the LOC124354650 gene encoding uncharacterized protein LOC124354650, with protein MGKGCCGQERGTSAAGSPRRAGHDEEVCHGTNERRRDLLEQLKIFLDEFDERPCKVEPPSKMSATRPLGEYPEYIKNHCQSWMPPMPRPPLISSVQTHELRPTEDYDRMSQNDSEYITYVDVRSKPKPTLHPRCDCAKRNGLQDHCERPECKPPTPQCLASNPGPCCPPSMGLTGREAAMGQSPGSSAQSSAVPKRPELKMACFCKASPSEMPSGQKYICCPMSQ; from the exons ATGGGGAAGGGTTGTTGCGGCCAGGAACGGGGGACGTCTGCCGCCGGGTCCCCCAGGAGAGCCGGGCACGACGAGGAGGTCTGCCATGGTACCAACGAGCGTCGACGAGACCTCCTCGAACAGTTGAAGATTTTCCTGGATGAGTTTGATGAGAG GCCGTGCAAAGTAGAGCCGCCCAGCAAGATGTCCGCCACGAGGCCCCTGGGCGAGTACCCCGAGTACATCAAGAACCACTGCCAGTCCTGGATGCCGCCCATGCCACGACCGCCCCTCATCTCCAGTGTGCAGACCCACGAGCTTCGCCCCACCGAGGACTACGACCGCATGAGTCAGAACGACTCGGAGTACATCACCTATGTCGACGTACGCTCCAAG CCAAAACCTACGTTGCACCCACGCTGTGACTGTGCTAAAAGGAACGGTCTGCAAGATCACTGCGAAAGGCCTGAGTGCAAGCCGCCCACGCCACAATGTTTGGCCTCCAACCCCGGTCCCTGCTGCCCGCCCTCCATGGGACTCACGGGTCGCGAGGCTGCCATGGGTCAGTCCCCCGGTTCCTCCGCTCAGTCCTCCGCTGTTCCTAAAAGGCCAGAACTCAAGATGGCGTGTTTCTGCAAGGCCTCTCCCTCAGAGATGCCATCGGGCCAGAAATACATCTGCTGTCCCATGTCTCAGTAG